The Papaver somniferum cultivar HN1 chromosome 3, ASM357369v1, whole genome shotgun sequence genome includes a region encoding these proteins:
- the LOC113356453 gene encoding probable methyltransferase PMT26, producing MAIGRSPRADVRRSTSSFSSTAVIVVFVALCLVGVWMMTSSSVVPVQNIEISQDGKVDVKDTVTEPNSRQFEDNPGVLPEDATKGDSNQSSPQDETNTQIQDDQKSSQQSNGDASQENQVQKSEESGDKVTGTDDTSNPEKSTDTVTGSDDASNIDKSTDKATGSGDTSNPDTEKNSGESKTEDGGSNSESGETKTEGGETNASDKSESVENPGETKEEDKMGGQTEETQDKDSENSSDNKEDEDKSQVQNEVLPDAAQAEIQNETTTQNGAFSTQRSESKNEKEVQQSSVTKDESASEYRWKVCNVTAGPDYIPCLDNIYAVRRLRSTKHYEHRERHCPEEPPTCLVPLPQGYKKSIKWPQSRNKIWYFNVPHTKLAEIKGHQNWVKVTGEYLTFPGGGTQFKQGALHYVEFIQEESADIAWGKQSRVVLDVGCGVASFGGFLFDKDVLTMSFAPKDEHEAQVQFALERGIPAISAVMGTTRLPFPGRVFDVVHCARCRVPWHIEGGKLLLELNRVLRPGGYFVWSATPVYRKEPEDVGIWKAMSALTKQMCWDLLIVKKDTVNRVGVAIYRKPLSNECYEKRPQDDPPLCKESDDPNAAWNITMQSCMHKLPVEASERGSQWPEKWPLRLEKPPYWLKSTELGVYGKAAPEDFTADHEHWKRVVTNSYLHGMGISWSDVRNVMDMRSVYGGFAAALKDLNVWVMNVVTIDSPDTLPIIYERGLFGIYHDWCESFSTYPRSYDLLHADHLFSKLKTRCSLVAVIAEVDRILRPEGKLIVRDKVEIIKEVEKMAESLQWEIRLTYNKDSEGLLCLQKTVWRPKEVETIASAIA from the exons ATGGCTATTGGAAGAAGTCCAAGAGCTGATGTGAGGAGGTCCACCTCCTCCTTCAGTTCAACAGCTgttattgttgtttttgttgctCTATGCTTAGTTGGTGTTTGGATGATGACGTCTTCGTCAGTTGTTCCTGTACAAAATATAGAAATTTCTCAGGATGGGAAAGTAGATGTAAAAGATACTGTCACCGAACCTAATTCTCGACAGTTTGAAGATAATCCAGGAGTTTTACCTGAAGATGCAACAAAGGGAGATTCAAACCAGAGCTCACCTCAGGATGAAACCAACACTCAAATTCAAGATGATCAGAAGTCATCTCAGCAAAGCAATGGGGATGCATCTCAAGAAAACCAGGTTCAGAAATCTGAGGAGAGTGGAGATAAGGTTACTGGTACAGATGACACATCAAACCCTGAGAAGAGCACGGATACGGTTACTGGCTCTGATGATGCATCCAACATCGATAAGAGTACAGATAAGGCAACTGGTTCCGGTGATACATCCAACCCTGATACTGAAAAAAATTCTGGGGAATCAAAGACCGAGGATGGCGGATCAAATTCTGAATCTGGAGAAACAAAAACAGAAGGTGGTGAAACTAATGCCAGTGACAAGTCAGAATCAGTGGAAAACCCTGGTGAAACAAAGGAGGAGGATAAGATGGGCGGCCAGACAGAGGAAACTCAAGATAAGGATTCAGAAAATTCCAGTGATAACAAGGAGGACGAAGACAAAAGTCAGGTCCAAAATGAGGTACTTCCAGATGCGGCTCAGGCGGAGATCCAAAATGAGACTACTACACAAAATGGGGCATTTTCAACTCAACGTTCAGAGTCAAAGAATGAAAAGGAAGTGCAACAATCTTCTGTTACAAAAGATGAGAGTGCTTCTGAGTATAGATGGAAAGTTTGTAACGTCACCGCTGGACCAGATTATATACCTTGCCTAGATAATATATATGCTGTTAGGCGTCTTAGAAGTACTAAGCACTACGAACATAGGGAAAGGCACTGCCCTGAAGAACCACCAACTTGTCTTGTTCCTCTACCGCAAGGATACAAAAAATCTATTAAGTGGCCTCAAAGCAGGAATAAG ATATGGTATTTTAATGTTCCCCACACTAAGCTTGCAGAAATAAAGGGGCACCAGAATTGGGTGAAAGTTACTGGAGAGTACCTCACATTTCCTGGTGGTGGAACTCAGTTTAAGCAGGGTGCCTTGCATTATGTTGAATTTATCCAAGAA GAGTCGGCTGATATAGCATGGGGAAAGCAGAGCCGTGTGGTCTTGGATGTTGGATGTGGGGTGGCCAGCTTTGGCGGATTTCTTTTTGACAAAGATGTTCTTACTATGTCATTTGCTCCTAAGGATGAGCATGAAGCCCAAGTTCAGTTTGCACTTGAAAGGGGTATCCCAGCTATATCAGCCGTCATGGGCACCACAAGACTCCCTTTCCCTGGTAGAGTGTTTGATGTTGTCCATTGTGCCCGTTGCAGGGTTCCATGGCATATCGAAG GTGGTAAACTTCTCTTAGAACTGAATCGTGTTCTGAGACCCGGTGGATACTTTGTGTGGTCAGCTACTCCTGTTTACCGAAAAGAACCCGAAGATGTTGGGATCTGGAAAG CCATGTCTGCACTAACAAAGCAGATGTGCTGGGATTTACTGATAGTTAAAAAGGATACAGTGAACCGTGTTGGGGTTGCAATATACAGGAAGCCTTTATCTAACGAATGCTATGAAAAAAGACCACAAGATGACCCACCTCTATGTAAAGAATCTGATGATCCAAATGCTGCCTG GAACATTACAATGCAATCATGTATGCACAAGTTGCCAGTAGAAGCGTCAGAGCGGGGGTCTCAGTGGCCAGAGAAGTGGCCGTTGAGGTTGGAAAAGCCACCTTACTGGTTGAAGAGTACGGAACTTGGAGTCTATGGAAAAGCAGCCCCAGAGGATTTCACAGCGGACCACGAACATTGGAAACGTGTCGTCACAAATTCGTATCTGCATGGAATGGGAATCAGCTGGTCTGACGTGAGAAATGTCATGGATATGAGATCAGTTTATGGAGG TTTTGCTGCTGCGCTGAAGGATTTGAATGTGTGGGTCATGAATGTGGTTACGATTGATTCACCAGACACGCTCCCCATAATTTACGAACGGGGTTTATTTGGTATCTATCATGACTGGTGTGAATCCTTTAGCACCTACCCTAGATCCTATGACCTTCTTCATGCTGATCATCTTTTCTCTAAGCTCAAAACCAG ATGCAGCTTAGTGGCAGTGATAGCAGAAGTGGATAGGATATTGAGGCCAGAAGGAAAATTGATAGTGCGTGACAAAGTGGAGATCATCAAGGAGGTCGAGAAAATGGCAGAGTCTTTGCAATGGGAGATCCGTTTAACCTACAACAAGGACAGCGAAGGATTGTTATGTCTTCAGAAGACGGTATGGAGGCCAAAAGAGGTTGAGACAATCGCTTCAGCCATTGCTTAA